From the genome of Kaistella daneshvariae, one region includes:
- a CDS encoding DUF4290 domain-containing protein, protein MEYNTQKTLLQMPEYGRIIQQLVERCKEIENREERNEMAVAIVDFMGQRNPQLRDEENYKHKLWDHLFILASYDLDVDSPYHIPSAEEMKVKPKRMDYPVLQGEFKFYGKSILQLIDKAIELEPGDEKDALIQVIANNMKKSYNVYNKEHVQDDVIFRHLKDLSGNRLDLTVLDSLEKSKIYYANNRANRPNNGKNNQSNQNSQNGQNKRRNFQNNKNRK, encoded by the coding sequence ATGGAATATAACACACAGAAAACGCTCCTGCAAATGCCGGAATACGGCCGCATCATACAGCAGCTAGTAGAACGCTGTAAGGAGATTGAAAACCGCGAAGAGCGAAATGAAATGGCAGTGGCGATTGTGGATTTCATGGGCCAGCGCAACCCGCAACTGCGCGATGAAGAAAATTACAAACATAAACTTTGGGACCATCTCTTCATCCTCGCAAGCTACGACTTGGATGTAGATTCGCCTTACCATATCCCATCCGCCGAGGAAATGAAAGTAAAGCCAAAACGCATGGACTATCCCGTTTTGCAGGGAGAATTTAAGTTTTACGGTAAAAGTATTCTGCAGTTAATCGATAAAGCGATTGAGCTGGAACCTGGCGACGAAAAAGACGCACTGATACAGGTAATTGCCAATAATATGAAGAAATCTTACAACGTATATAATAAAGAACACGTGCAGGATGATGTGATTTTCCGCCATCTGAAAGACCTTTCAGGCAACCGTCTTGATCTTACAGTACTGGATTCGCTGGAAAAAAGCAAGATTTATTACGCCAACAACCGCGCGAATCGACCGAACAACGGTAAAAATAACCAGAGCAACCAAAACAGCCAGAACGGCCAAAACAAACGTAGAAATTTTCAAAACAATAAAAACCGGAAGTAA
- the murA gene encoding UDP-N-acetylglucosamine 1-carboxyvinyltransferase has protein sequence MSGSFQIRGGKKLHGEITPQGAKNEALQILCAVLLTDEVVRVKNIPDIHDVNRLIEILGDFGVKITKNAHGDYSFQADAVNFDYIKSPEFKQDGARLRGSIMLLGPMLSRYGEAYMPTPGGDKIGRRRLDTHFQGLVELGAKFHYDEKQQYYSLKAEALHGTYILLEEASVTGTANIIMAAVLAQGTTKIYNAACEPYLQQLCKMLNRMGAKISGIGSNLLTIEGVDVLNGTEHTMLPDMVEIGSWIGLAAMTKSEITIKNVQWEELGVIPNTFRKLGIQLEKRGDDIFVPAQEHYKIQKFIDGSILTISDAPWPGFTPDLLSIILVVATQAKGTVLVHQKMFESRLFFVDKIIDMGAQIILCDPHRATVVGLNHEYPLRGTTLVSPDIRAGNALLIAALSAEGTSVIQNIEQIDRGYENIDGRLKALGADIERI, from the coding sequence ATGAGCGGAAGTTTTCAAATTAGAGGAGGAAAAAAACTGCACGGGGAAATTACACCACAGGGCGCGAAAAACGAGGCATTACAGATTTTATGCGCAGTGCTGCTTACCGATGAAGTGGTCCGCGTAAAAAATATTCCGGATATCCATGATGTCAACCGATTAATAGAAATTTTAGGCGATTTTGGGGTGAAAATTACGAAAAATGCGCACGGCGACTATTCTTTTCAGGCCGATGCGGTAAATTTTGATTATATAAAATCTCCGGAATTTAAGCAGGACGGCGCCCGCCTTCGCGGCTCGATCATGCTGTTAGGTCCGATGCTTTCACGTTATGGTGAAGCTTATATGCCGACCCCAGGTGGTGATAAAATCGGGCGCCGACGTTTGGATACGCATTTCCAGGGTTTGGTAGAACTGGGTGCAAAATTCCATTACGATGAAAAACAGCAATATTACTCGCTGAAAGCTGAAGCGCTGCACGGAACCTACATTTTGCTGGAAGAAGCTTCGGTTACCGGAACTGCAAACATCATCATGGCGGCAGTTTTAGCGCAAGGAACTACAAAAATTTACAATGCCGCGTGCGAGCCTTATCTGCAGCAACTTTGTAAAATGCTGAACCGCATGGGCGCAAAAATCAGCGGAATTGGCTCGAATCTTTTGACCATTGAAGGTGTTGATGTTCTGAATGGAACGGAACACACCATGTTACCCGATATGGTAGAAATCGGTTCCTGGATTGGTTTGGCAGCGATGACCAAATCTGAAATCACCATTAAAAATGTACAGTGGGAAGAACTCGGCGTAATCCCGAACACTTTCAGAAAATTGGGCATTCAATTAGAAAAACGGGGTGACGATATTTTCGTGCCCGCACAGGAACATTATAAAATCCAGAAGTTTATCGACGGTTCTATTTTAACCATTTCCGATGCCCCATGGCCAGGTTTTACACCGGATTTATTATCAATTATTTTGGTCGTAGCAACTCAGGCTAAAGGAACGGTGCTTGTTCATCAAAAAATGTTTGAATCGCGCTTATTCTTCGTCGATAAAATCATCGATATGGGTGCGCAAATCATTTTGTGTGACCCACACAGAGCAACGGTTGTTGGCTTGAATCACGAATACCCGCTGCGTGGAACAACTTTGGTTTCGCCTGATATCCGTGCCGGAAATGCTTTGCTTATCGCAGCATTAAGCGCGGAGGGAACTTCTGTCATCCAAAATATCGAACAGATTGACCGCGGTTACGAAAATATCGACGGACGATTAAAAGCCCTTGGTGCCGATATTGAGAGAATTTAG
- the der gene encoding ribosome biogenesis GTPase Der translates to MSNIVAIVGRPNVGKSTLFNRFLERREAIVDATSGVTRDRHYGKSDWNGVEFTVIDTGGYEVNSEDVFQGEITKQVELAVDEATSIIFMLNVQEGLTDTDQEMFEMLRRSNKPLYIVVNKADSAKEELAATEFYQLGIEKYYTLSSATGSGTGELLDDIVKDFPTNDYKDPFEGLPKITIAGRPNVGKSTLTNALLDAERNIVTDVAGTTRDSIQTLYNKFGYEFVLVDTAGMRRKAKVKEDLEFYSVMRSVRSIEFSDVVIIMVDATLGWESQDMNIFGLAQKNRKGIVIVVNKWDLVERDTNTTRDFEAKIKEKIGQFTDIPVLFISALTKQRILKSVEVAMEVYENRAKKIKTSKLNEVMLPVFEATPPPALKGKYVKIKYCVQLPTPSPQFVFFCNLPQYIKEPYKRFTENQLRKHFGFTGVPIEIYFRQK, encoded by the coding sequence ATGTCGAACATTGTCGCCATAGTTGGCCGTCCCAATGTTGGGAAATCCACCCTTTTTAACCGTTTTCTCGAGAGAAGAGAAGCTATTGTAGATGCCACTTCCGGCGTAACCCGCGACCGCCACTACGGCAAATCGGACTGGAATGGTGTAGAATTCACCGTCATTGATACCGGTGGTTACGAAGTAAATTCTGAAGATGTCTTTCAGGGAGAAATCACCAAGCAGGTTGAACTGGCTGTAGATGAGGCCACTTCAATTATTTTTATGCTGAATGTTCAGGAGGGTTTAACCGATACTGATCAGGAAATGTTTGAAATGTTGCGCCGCTCGAACAAGCCGCTATATATTGTTGTTAACAAAGCCGATTCGGCAAAAGAAGAACTTGCTGCCACAGAATTTTATCAGCTCGGCATCGAAAAATATTACACTTTATCTTCCGCAACAGGTTCAGGAACCGGTGAACTCTTAGATGATATCGTAAAAGACTTTCCTACCAACGATTACAAAGATCCTTTTGAAGGTTTACCGAAAATAACCATAGCCGGCCGACCGAACGTGGGAAAATCCACTTTAACAAATGCTTTATTGGACGCTGAACGCAATATCGTAACCGATGTTGCCGGGACCACGCGCGATTCCATCCAGACTTTATATAACAAATTCGGCTACGAGTTCGTGTTGGTTGATACCGCCGGTATGCGCCGGAAGGCCAAGGTAAAGGAAGATCTGGAATTCTATTCCGTGATGCGTTCTGTGCGATCAATCGAATTTTCAGACGTCGTAATTATTATGGTTGACGCAACTTTAGGTTGGGAATCTCAGGACATGAATATTTTTGGACTTGCGCAGAAAAACAGAAAAGGTATCGTAATCGTGGTGAATAAATGGGATTTGGTGGAAAGAGATACCAACACCACCCGCGATTTCGAAGCTAAAATCAAGGAAAAAATCGGTCAGTTTACGGATATTCCGGTGCTTTTCATTTCCGCTTTAACCAAACAGAGAATTCTGAAATCGGTAGAAGTAGCGATGGAAGTGTATGAAAACCGCGCGAAGAAAATTAAAACTTCAAAATTAAACGAAGTGATGCTTCCGGTTTTCGAAGCAACGCCGCCACCAGCGTTGAAAGGTAAATATGTAAAAATAAAATATTGCGTACAGCTGCCAACGCCGAGTCCGCAATTTGTATTTTTCTGTAATCTGCCGCAGTATATTAAAGAGCCATACAAAAGGTTTACTGAAAACCAACTGCGGAAACATTTTGGTTTTACAGGCGTACCGATTGAGATTTATTTCCGTCAAAAGTAA